A window of the Streptomyces griseochromogenes genome harbors these coding sequences:
- a CDS encoding lysylphosphatidylglycerol synthase transmembrane domain-containing protein, producing MKQQGVHPDDAEGTPGAAARPDTARAGQGDPGSANADDGAQRSSTRAREDAAEPAEGAHVPENPPTGTGPDGTGDGELHPDEVEGDEPLLPARVHRPSDLMRLLVGVLAIVVLLAIAAFAHGTTSGLEQDINKGTGQAPDLLIKIAGLASSIAILLVPVAFAIERLIKRDGLRIADGVLAAVLAHGVTLATDLWVARGAPDSIQEALTQPSPGDIHALTDPVHGYLAPVIAYMTAVGMSRRPRWRAVLWIVLLLDAFSMLVTGYTTPFSIILTVLIGWTIAYGTLYAVGSPNIRPTGRTLMAGLRHVGFHPVSAAREDVSDTESGDRGRRYFVTLEDGPPLDVTVVDREQQAQGFFYRAWRNLTLRGFATRSSLQSLRQALEQEALLAYAAIAAGANAPKLIATSELGPDAVMLVYEHTGGRTLDSLADEDITDELLRNTWHQVQALQSRRIAHRRLAGDAILVDRSGKVILTELRGGEIAAGELLLRMDVAQLVTTLGLRVGAERAVASAVGVLGPDAVADCLPMLQPIALTRSTRATLRRLARERAQREREAVLEASRQAKQARLEDASETTTPVLEKPDKKTVRAEQRAERRAIDEALEEAREDDLLTQIRHQVLRIRPQAPVEPARLERVRPRTLISFIAGAIGAYYLLTQLTHIQFGTLFAQAQWGWVAGAVLFSALSYVAAAMALLGFVPERVPFLRTVAAQVAGSFVKIVAPAAVGGVALNTRFLQRTGVRPGLAVASVGASQLFGLGCHILMLLSFGYLTGTEKTPSLSPSRTVIAGLLTVAVLVLVVTSVPFLRKFVVTRVRSLFAGVVPRMLDVLQRPQKLVTGIGGMLLLTACFVMCLDASIRAFGDGTASLSIASVAVVFLAGNALGSAAPTPGGVGAVEASLTLGLIAFGLPKEVAAPAVLLFRLLTLWLPVLPGWLAFNHLTRKGAL from the coding sequence ATGAAGCAGCAGGGCGTGCACCCCGATGACGCGGAGGGCACCCCTGGCGCGGCCGCGCGCCCCGACACCGCCCGTGCGGGCCAGGGCGACCCCGGCTCCGCGAACGCGGACGACGGTGCGCAGCGGTCCTCCACGCGCGCGCGTGAGGACGCGGCCGAGCCCGCCGAGGGGGCGCATGTCCCCGAGAACCCGCCCACCGGGACGGGGCCGGACGGCACCGGCGACGGCGAGCTCCACCCGGACGAGGTCGAGGGCGACGAACCGCTGCTTCCCGCGCGCGTGCACCGTCCCTCCGACCTCATGCGGCTGCTGGTGGGCGTGCTGGCCATCGTCGTCCTGCTCGCCATCGCCGCGTTCGCGCACGGCACCACCTCGGGCCTCGAACAGGACATCAACAAGGGCACCGGCCAGGCCCCCGACCTGCTCATCAAGATCGCGGGACTGGCCTCAAGCATCGCGATCCTCCTGGTGCCGGTCGCCTTCGCGATCGAGCGGCTGATCAAACGGGACGGGCTGCGGATCGCCGACGGCGTGCTCGCGGCCGTCCTCGCGCACGGGGTGACCCTCGCCACCGACCTGTGGGTCGCCAGAGGCGCCCCGGACTCCATCCAGGAGGCGCTCACCCAGCCCTCACCAGGTGACATCCACGCCCTGACCGACCCGGTGCACGGCTATCTGGCGCCCGTCATCGCCTATATGACGGCCGTCGGCATGTCCCGCAGACCCCGGTGGCGTGCGGTGCTGTGGATCGTGTTGCTGCTCGACGCGTTCTCGATGCTGGTCACCGGCTACACGACCCCGTTCTCGATCATCCTGACGGTCCTGATCGGCTGGACCATCGCCTACGGCACGCTGTACGCGGTCGGCTCGCCCAACATCCGGCCCACCGGGCGGACCCTGATGGCGGGCCTCAGGCACGTCGGCTTCCACCCGGTCAGCGCGGCCCGCGAGGACGTCTCGGACACGGAGAGCGGCGACCGGGGCAGGCGTTACTTCGTCACCCTGGAGGACGGCCCGCCCCTGGACGTCACGGTCGTCGACCGGGAACAGCAGGCCCAGGGCTTCTTCTACCGGGCGTGGCGCAATCTGACCCTGCGCGGCTTCGCCACCCGCTCCAGTCTCCAGTCGCTGCGCCAGGCACTGGAGCAGGAAGCGCTGCTGGCGTACGCGGCGATCGCGGCCGGCGCCAACGCGCCCAAGCTGATCGCCACCTCCGAGCTCGGCCCCGACGCGGTGATGCTCGTCTACGAGCACACCGGTGGGCGCACGCTGGACTCACTGGCCGACGAGGACATCACCGACGAGTTGCTGCGCAATACCTGGCACCAGGTGCAGGCGCTGCAGTCACGGCGCATCGCGCACCGCAGGCTAGCTGGTGACGCGATTTTGGTGGATCGTTCCGGCAAGGTGATTCTCACCGAGCTGCGCGGCGGCGAGATCGCGGCCGGCGAGTTGCTGCTGCGCATGGACGTCGCGCAGCTGGTCACCACGCTCGGCCTGCGGGTCGGCGCCGAACGGGCCGTGGCCTCGGCCGTCGGTGTGCTCGGCCCGGACGCGGTCGCCGACTGCCTGCCGATGCTCCAGCCCATCGCACTGACGCGCTCCACGCGCGCGACCCTGCGCCGACTGGCCCGGGAGCGCGCGCAGCGCGAACGAGAGGCGGTCCTGGAGGCGTCCCGGCAGGCCAAGCAGGCTCGCCTGGAGGATGCCTCCGAGACGACGACGCCCGTCCTCGAAAAGCCCGACAAGAAAACGGTCCGCGCCGAGCAGCGCGCGGAGCGGCGGGCCATCGACGAAGCCCTCGAAGAGGCACGCGAGGACGACCTGCTCACGCAGATCCGGCACCAGGTGCTGCGGATCAGGCCCCAGGCGCCCGTGGAGCCGGCCCGTCTGGAACGGGTGCGCCCGCGCACGCTGATCAGCTTCATCGCCGGTGCGATCGGCGCGTACTACTTGCTGACCCAGCTCACCCACATCCAGTTCGGCACGCTGTTCGCGCAGGCCCAGTGGGGCTGGGTGGCCGGCGCGGTGCTGTTCTCCGCGCTGAGCTACGTGGCCGCCGCGATGGCGCTGCTGGGGTTCGTGCCGGAGCGGGTGCCGTTCCTGCGTACGGTGGCGGCACAGGTCGCGGGCTCCTTCGTGAAGATCGTGGCGCCGGCCGCGGTCGGCGGTGTGGCCCTGAACACGCGCTTCCTGCAGCGCACCGGCGTACGCCCGGGACTCGCGGTGGCGAGTGTCGGCGCGTCGCAGCTGTTCGGGCTCGGCTGTCACATCCTGATGCTGCTGTCCTTCGGCTACCTGACCGGCACCGAGAAGACGCCTTCGCTGTCACCGTCCCGGACGGTCATCGCGGGTCTGCTGACCGTGGCGGTACTCGTCCTCGTGGTGACCTCGGTGCCGTTCCTGCGGAAATTCGTCGTCACGCGCGTGAGGTCGCTGTTCGCCGGTGTCGTACCGCGCATGCTCGACGTGCTGCAGCGTCCGCAGAAGCTCGTCACCGGCATCGGCGGCATGCTGCTGCTGACCGCTTGCTTCGTGATGTGCCTGGACGCCTCCATCCGGGCGTTCGGCGACGGTACGGCCTCGCTGAGCATCGCCAGCGTCGCCGTCGTCTTCCTCGCCGGCAACGCGCTCGGTTCCGCGGCGCCCACCCCGGGCGGTGTGGGCGCTGTGGAGGCGAGCCTCACGCTCGGCCTGATCGCCTTCGGCCTGCCCAAGGAGGTCGCCGCCCCGGCCGTTCTGTTGTTCCGGCTGCTGACCCTGTGGCTGCCGGTGCTGCCGGGCTGGCTGGCCTTCAACCACCTCACCCGCAAGGGAGCCCTGTAG
- a CDS encoding alpha/beta hydrolase: protein MANPSRPRAAALTTSVMLLAALLAGCSHGAKDGDITAQKLDWKDCPAPSEAEGGGDSPSPLPGGTQWQCATMKAPLNWSNPKGETIGIALIRAKASGGPGKRIGSLVFNFGGPGGSGVTTLPAFGEDYAALRTRYDLVSFDPRGVGRSKPVQCENDAQLDDFFQQDATPDDSAERAQLLERTKQFNGACEKHSRSILPHVRTTDAARDMDLMRQVLGDAKLHYFGISYGTELGGVYAHLFPKNVGRAVLDAVVDPTLNPEQSALGQARGFQLALDNFAEDCTSKTTDCPIGDTPQDVKDRIAKLLDDLEKKPIPGIVPRELTQTAATNGIAQALYSKDFWEYLTEGLQQAYEGDGRVLMLLSDSMNGRNESGEYSNITAANIAINCADEKPRYSGDFVQRRLPEFRAASPLFGDYLAWGMVSCANWAVSGAADHPDVSAPGSAPILVVGNTGDPATPYEGARKMVEALGKGVGVELTYRGQGHGAYDSKNKCVQNAVNSYLLDGKVPKAGTVCT, encoded by the coding sequence ATGGCGAACCCCTCCCGGCCGCGTGCCGCCGCCCTGACCACCAGCGTCATGCTGCTGGCCGCCCTGCTGGCCGGGTGCAGTCACGGCGCCAAGGACGGGGACATCACGGCACAGAAACTGGACTGGAAGGACTGCCCGGCGCCGTCCGAGGCGGAGGGCGGCGGCGATTCCCCGTCCCCGCTGCCGGGCGGCACCCAGTGGCAGTGCGCCACCATGAAGGCGCCCCTGAACTGGAGCAACCCCAAGGGCGAGACCATCGGCATCGCCCTGATCCGCGCCAAGGCCAGCGGCGGTCCCGGCAAGCGGATCGGCTCGCTCGTGTTCAACTTCGGCGGCCCCGGCGGCAGCGGCGTCACCACCCTGCCCGCGTTCGGCGAGGACTACGCAGCCCTGCGCACTCGTTACGACCTGGTGAGCTTCGACCCGCGAGGGGTCGGTCGCAGCAAACCGGTCCAGTGCGAGAACGACGCCCAGCTCGACGACTTCTTCCAGCAGGACGCGACACCCGACGACAGCGCCGAGCGCGCCCAGCTGCTGGAGCGCACCAAGCAGTTCAACGGCGCCTGCGAGAAGCACTCCAGGTCGATCCTGCCGCATGTGCGCACCACCGACGCGGCCCGCGACATGGACCTGATGCGCCAGGTGCTCGGCGACGCCAAGCTGCACTACTTCGGCATCTCCTACGGCACCGAACTCGGCGGCGTCTACGCCCACCTGTTCCCCAAGAACGTCGGGCGGGCGGTCCTCGACGCGGTGGTCGACCCCACGCTGAACCCGGAACAGAGCGCGCTCGGGCAGGCCAGGGGCTTCCAGCTCGCGCTCGACAACTTCGCCGAGGACTGCACGTCGAAGACGACCGACTGTCCGATCGGCGACACGCCGCAGGACGTGAAGGACCGTATCGCCAAACTGCTCGACGACCTGGAGAAGAAGCCGATCCCCGGCATCGTCCCGCGTGAGCTGACCCAGACCGCGGCGACCAACGGCATCGCGCAGGCTCTGTACTCCAAGGACTTCTGGGAGTACCTCACCGAGGGACTCCAGCAGGCGTACGAGGGCGACGGCAGGGTCCTGATGCTGCTGTCGGACTCGATGAACGGCCGCAACGAGAGCGGCGAGTACAGCAACATCACCGCGGCGAACATCGCCATCAACTGCGCCGACGAGAAGCCGCGGTACAGCGGCGACTTCGTCCAGCGAAGGCTCCCCGAATTCCGCGCCGCCTCCCCGCTGTTCGGGGACTACCTGGCCTGGGGCATGGTCAGCTGCGCCAACTGGGCCGTGTCGGGCGCCGCCGACCATCCCGACGTCAGCGCACCGGGATCGGCGCCCATCCTCGTCGTCGGCAACACCGGCGACCCGGCCACCCCGTACGAGGGCGCGAGGAAGATGGTGGAGGCCCTCGGCAAGGGCGTCGGCGTCGAACTGACGTACCGGGGCCAGGGACACGGTGCGTACGACAGCAAGAACAAATGCGTGCAGAACGCGGTGAACAGCTACTTGCTGGACGGGAAGGTGCCGAAGGCCGGTACGGTCTGCACCTAG
- a CDS encoding MGMT family protein: MSEQSPAEDTREGYADTLPEYAERVLEVAERIPPGRVMTYGDVAEWLEEGGPRQVGRVMALYGGAVPWWRVVRADGVLLPGHELRALDHYRAEGTPLKGAVRSAEGHLPRLDMRRARWDGGAGTEGHT; this comes from the coding sequence ATGAGCGAGCAGAGCCCTGCCGAGGACACCCGAGAGGGGTACGCGGACACGTTGCCGGAGTACGCCGAGCGGGTCCTGGAGGTCGCCGAGCGGATTCCGCCCGGACGCGTCATGACGTACGGCGATGTCGCCGAGTGGCTCGAAGAGGGAGGCCCGCGCCAGGTCGGCCGGGTGATGGCCCTGTACGGCGGTGCCGTCCCCTGGTGGCGCGTGGTGCGCGCCGACGGAGTGCTGCTGCCCGGCCACGAGCTGCGCGCGCTCGACCACTATCGCGCGGAGGGCACGCCGCTGAAGGGGGCGGTCAGGAGCGCCGAGGGCCATCTGCCGCGGCTCGACATGCGGCGGGCGCGCTGGGACGGCGGCGCGGGCACGGAGGGTCACACCTGA
- a CDS encoding ATP-dependent helicase produces the protein MSSSSSTRRLPHPPVRQGNRGAYRLVRTPPADVDPPRLDATQRAVVDHRTGPLLVLAGPGTGKTTTLVESVAARIARGADPERVLVLTFSRKAAVDLRDRMALRIGAARAPRATTFHSYCYALVRAHQDSGLFAEPLRLLSGPEQDVTVRGLLAGHPELERLGLDHVRWPDELRACLTTRGFADEVRAVLARSRELGLSPGALDAFARRIGRPDWRAAAAFLAEYLDVLDLQGVLDYAELVHRAVLLARRPEVAAHLAARYDAVYVDEYQDTDPAQVRLLQALAGNQGMRPEGPSYPEGPSYKGGGGRGAGRTLVAFGDPDQSIYTFRGADVNGILDFPEAFPRADGRPAPVEVLRTSRRSGAALLAATRLITQRMPLPRLPAEKVRAHREPAAVRDGGRIEVYTYPTPGTELDNIADILRRAHLEDGVPWSDMAVLVRAGSRTIPTVRRALTAAGVPLDIDGDDLPLRHEPAVAPLLTALRAVASAEAHRRSGEDVPGEVVESSAEAGGRSGGEVSGGAVESSAETARRPVGEVSGGVEESSAEAGGGAGESPAETARRPLGKASGDAEEPSVLEAGTEVPAGEQAADSHWLDVETALTLLASPLAGMDAADLRRLGRALREEERAAGNPLPPPSDELLARALAEPERLVAHDPAYARGAQRLGALLRKARERLADGGTAEEALWDLWDGTPWPVRLERAARRGGAAGRNADRDLDAVCALFATAARAEERTGGRGALNFLEEIEAEDIAADTLTRRAVRPDAVRLLTAHRAKGLEWRLVVVAGVQEGLWPDLRRRGSLLEADRIGRDGLAEPLTPGALLAEERRLFYVAATRARERLVVTAVQAPADDGDQPSRFLTELGVEPRDVTGRPRRPLSVAALVAELRATTVDPRASATLREAAARRLARLAALADEDGRPLVPSAHPYRWWGMFEPTESKVPLRHRDQPVVLSGSALDQLANTCALQWFLGREVKADAPATTAQGFGNVVHVLADEVASGRTAADLDVLMERLESVWNALAFDAPWKSAQEKDNARAALERFLNWHVLDRTGRTPVASEQDFDITLATGDYEVRIRGQMDRVETDGDGRAYVVDFKTGKQTPSGAEVTRHPQLAVYQLAVREGAVDTAFDGVRPDPGGAELVHLRQGAAKRDGGETLPKVQAQEPLTGEWVGELLATAAGKVLDERFTPSAGQHCTHCAFRASCSARPEGRHVVE, from the coding sequence GTGAGCTCCTCTTCCTCCACCAGGCGCCTGCCGCACCCCCCGGTGCGGCAGGGGAACCGTGGCGCTTACCGACTGGTCCGTACCCCGCCTGCCGACGTCGATCCCCCTCGTCTGGACGCCACACAGCGCGCCGTGGTTGATCACCGGACCGGGCCGCTGCTCGTCCTCGCGGGGCCCGGCACCGGCAAGACCACCACCCTGGTGGAGTCCGTGGCCGCACGCATCGCCCGCGGCGCGGACCCGGAACGCGTCCTGGTGCTGACCTTCAGCCGCAAGGCCGCCGTCGACCTGCGCGACCGCATGGCCCTGCGCATCGGCGCGGCCCGCGCACCCCGGGCGACCACCTTCCACTCGTACTGCTACGCCCTGGTCCGGGCCCACCAGGACAGCGGTCTGTTCGCGGAGCCGCTGCGCCTGCTGTCCGGTCCTGAGCAGGACGTCACCGTCCGAGGGCTGCTCGCCGGGCACCCCGAGCTGGAGCGGCTCGGCCTCGACCACGTGCGCTGGCCGGACGAGCTGCGTGCCTGCCTGACCACGCGCGGCTTCGCCGACGAGGTCCGCGCCGTCCTCGCCCGCAGCCGCGAGCTCGGCCTGTCACCCGGTGCCCTGGACGCCTTCGCCCGCCGCATCGGCCGCCCCGACTGGCGGGCCGCGGCCGCCTTCCTCGCCGAATACCTCGACGTGCTCGACCTGCAGGGCGTCCTCGACTACGCGGAACTCGTCCACCGCGCGGTGCTGCTCGCCCGCCGCCCCGAGGTCGCGGCCCACCTCGCCGCCCGGTACGACGCCGTCTACGTCGACGAGTACCAGGACACCGACCCCGCCCAGGTACGGCTCCTGCAGGCCCTGGCCGGCAATCAAGGGATGCGGCCCGAAGGACCTTCCTACCCCGAAGGACCTTCTTACAAGGGTGGTGGCGGGCGGGGGGCAGGCCGGACCCTGGTCGCCTTCGGCGACCCCGACCAGTCGATCTACACGTTCCGCGGAGCCGACGTGAACGGCATCCTGGACTTCCCCGAGGCCTTCCCGCGCGCGGACGGCCGCCCCGCCCCCGTCGAGGTGCTGCGCACCTCCCGCCGCTCCGGCGCCGCCCTGCTGGCCGCGACCCGTCTGATCACCCAGCGCATGCCGCTGCCCCGGCTGCCCGCCGAGAAGGTGCGCGCCCACCGGGAGCCGGCCGCCGTACGGGACGGCGGCCGGATCGAGGTCTACACGTATCCGACGCCCGGCACGGAACTGGACAACATCGCCGACATCCTGCGCCGCGCGCACCTGGAGGACGGCGTCCCCTGGAGCGACATGGCCGTCCTGGTGCGCGCCGGCTCCCGGACCATCCCGACGGTGCGCCGCGCCCTCACCGCGGCCGGCGTCCCGCTGGACATCGACGGCGACGACCTGCCCCTGCGCCACGAGCCGGCGGTGGCACCCCTGCTGACGGCCCTCAGGGCCGTGGCCTCGGCGGAGGCCCACCGGCGTTCCGGCGAGGACGTGCCCGGCGAGGTGGTGGAGTCCTCGGCGGAGGCCGGCGGGCGTTCCGGCGGGGAAGTGTCCGGCGGAGCGGTGGAGTCTTCGGCGGAGACTGCCCGGCGACCCGTTGGGGAAGTGTCCGGCGGGGTGGAGGAGTCTTCGGCGGAGGCCGGCGGCGGAGCGGGGGAGTCTCCGGCGGAGACCGCCCGGCGACCCCTCGGGAAGGCGTCCGGCGACGCCGAGGAGCCCTCGGTTCTCGAAGCCGGCACGGAGGTGCCTGCCGGCGAGCAGGCCGCCGACTCGCACTGGCTCGACGTAGAGACCGCACTCACCCTGCTCGCCTCCCCCCTCGCCGGCATGGACGCCGCCGATCTGCGCCGCCTCGGGCGCGCCCTGCGCGAGGAGGAACGAGCCGCCGGGAACCCCCTGCCGCCGCCCTCCGACGAACTGCTCGCGCGGGCGCTCGCCGAACCCGAACGGCTGGTGGCGCACGACCCCGCGTACGCGCGCGGAGCGCAGCGCCTCGGCGCGCTGCTCCGCAAGGCCCGCGAGCGCCTCGCCGACGGCGGCACCGCCGAGGAGGCGCTGTGGGACCTGTGGGACGGCACGCCCTGGCCCGTGCGCCTGGAGCGCGCCGCCCGGCGCGGCGGCGCGGCCGGCCGCAACGCCGACCGCGACCTGGACGCGGTGTGCGCGCTGTTCGCCACCGCCGCGCGCGCGGAGGAGCGCACCGGAGGCCGCGGCGCACTCAACTTCCTGGAGGAGATCGAGGCCGAGGACATCGCCGCCGACACCCTCACCCGCCGCGCCGTGCGCCCCGACGCCGTCCGCCTGCTGACCGCCCACCGCGCCAAGGGCCTGGAGTGGCGGCTGGTCGTCGTCGCAGGCGTCCAGGAAGGCCTGTGGCCCGACCTGCGCCGCCGCGGCTCCCTCCTGGAGGCCGACCGCATCGGCCGCGACGGACTCGCCGAACCACTCACCCCGGGCGCGCTGCTCGCCGAGGAACGCCGCCTGTTCTACGTGGCCGCCACGCGCGCGCGTGAGCGCCTCGTGGTGACCGCGGTGCAGGCACCGGCCGACGACGGCGACCAGCCCTCCCGCTTCCTGACCGAACTGGGCGTCGAGCCCCGGGACGTCACCGGCCGCCCCCGTCGCCCGCTGTCCGTGGCCGCGCTCGTCGCCGAGCTGCGCGCCACCACCGTCGACCCGCGAGCCTCGGCCACCCTGCGGGAGGCCGCCGCCCGTCGCCTGGCCAGGCTCGCCGCACTCGCCGACGAGGACGGCCGTCCGCTGGTGCCGTCCGCCCACCCCTACCGCTGGTGGGGCATGTTCGAGCCGACCGAGAGCAAGGTGCCGCTGCGCCACCGGGACCAGCCCGTCGTGCTCTCCGGCAGCGCCCTGGACCAGCTCGCCAACACCTGCGCACTGCAGTGGTTCCTCGGCCGCGAGGTGAAGGCCGACGCGCCCGCCACCACCGCCCAGGGCTTCGGCAACGTCGTCCACGTCCTCGCCGACGAGGTCGCCTCCGGCCGCACCGCCGCCGACCTCGACGTACTGATGGAACGCCTGGAGTCGGTGTGGAACGCGCTCGCCTTCGACGCGCCCTGGAAGTCGGCGCAGGAGAAGGACAACGCGCGCGCGGCACTCGAGCGCTTCCTGAACTGGCACGTACTGGACCGCACCGGCCGCACGCCGGTGGCCAGCGAGCAGGACTTCGACATCACCCTCGCGACGGGCGACTACGAGGTGCGCATCCGCGGCCAGATGGACCGTGTCGAGACGGACGGCGACGGCCGCGCCTACGTCGTGGACTTCAAGACCGGCAAGCAGACGCCCAGCGGCGCCGAGGTGACCCGCCATCCGCAGCTCGCCGTCTACCAGCTCGCCGTCCGCGAAGGCGCCGTCGACACCGCCTTCGACGGCGTACGCCCCGACCCGGGCGGCGCCGAACTGGTGCACCTCAGACAGGGCGCGGCCAAGCGGGACGGCGGCGAGACCCTGCCCAAGGTGCAGGCCCAGGAGCCGCTCACGGGGGAGTGGGTCGGCGAACTGCTGGCCACCGCCGCCGGAAAGGTCCTCGACGAGCGGTTCACTCCCAGCGCCGGCCAGCACTGCACGCACTGCGCGTTCCGCGCCTCCTGCAGCGCGCGGCCCGAGGGGCGGCACGTGGTCGAGTGA